The genomic interval CCGAAAACACTTTATCCATCTGGATACCATTGCGATACAAAAATGCCGCTCCCATTCCTAAACATTGCCTCTCAAAAGCAGCATGTGGCGGTCTATCATATGGGCATATATGTGGATCCCGACTTGTTGACGTGGTTTAAAGGAGCCTATGCCGAGCGGGTTAAAACGAAATTAGATATGGGGAAAAGCTGTATTCGGTTTAAGAATCCGGCACATATCCCTTATGATCTAATTGGTGAATTGGCTTCTCGGATGACTCCGCAGACGTGGATTTCACTTTACGAGCAGTTTGTGAAGCGCTAAATCTTATCCTGCCGAAAGCGTTTTGCCTGCCCAAATACCCATCGCTGTGGCAATAAGACCGAGACTGAGCGAAGAAACAACATTGAGTAATGCCGTGCCATACTCCTCACGGTGTACAAGTTCTATTGTCTCAAGGCTAAATGTAGAAAAGGTGGTGTAAGCGCCCAAAAAACCTGTAACAAAAAAGAGTCTAAACCCCGTGGAAATCTCTGTTTTGGCAAAATGCGGAAGTATTAAGCCGATCAGGAAGCACCCCAAAAGATTCGCGATGGCCGTACCTAAAGGAAACGCGCCTCGCCAAAGGTTGGCGACACCAACTGCAGTTGCATAACGGAGTATTGCCCCGATTGCACCACCAAGGGCGATGTATAAAACAGGATAGGACATAATTCTTGTTTTGGATATGGGCAGAAGAAAATTAAATTACGACAATCCTATACCCTAAAACAACGCAAATGCCGAACCGAGACGCTATCAGTCGGAAGCATAAATTGGGGCAGCCACCCGGTGCTTTGCTCTATACTGGCGCACCCAGAGACGCTAAGGCCACGTTTTCCATGATTAGCTACAACGAGAAAACGCAAACGGCCCGTACCTACAACAATTTGGAACACTGCCTCGAAAGATTGACCCGTGACTCGGTACATTGGCTTAATATTGAGGGCTTACATGATACGGATTTGGTCGCTTTGATTGGGGAGCGCTTTGGGATTCACCCGCTTACGTTGGAAGATGTGCTCAATACGCAAACGCGCCCCAAATTTGAGGATTATGAAGGTTATTTGGTAGCCATCTTAAAAATGATCCGCTTTGATCCAACATCGCAGGAGGTGATAACGGAACAATTGGTCTTAATTCTCAAAGACCAAATGGTGATCACCTTTCAAGAAAAAGATGGGGAAGACGCCTTCGACCATGTACGGCATCGGATCAAATCGGTACGTGGACGGATTCATAAGTTGGGGGCCGATTACCTCTATTATGCCCTTATGGATGCGGTTGTGGACTATTATTTTGAGGTTTTAGAGCGCATCGGAGACATGGTCGAGACGTTGGAGGAGGCTTTAATTGAGGGGCCAAGTCCAGAGATGATGCGCCAACTCCACCACCTGAAACGCCAAATGATCTTGTTGCGAAAGTCTGTTTGGCCGCTGAGGGAATTGATTAATAACATCGAACGGTCGGATAATCCACAACTCACCGAGCATACACACCTCTATTTACGCGACCTTAGAGACCATATTGTCTTGGTTTTAGACACCGTAGAAACCTACCGTGACTTGCTTTCTGGCTTGATGGATCTCTACCTCTCCAGTGTCTCGAACCGCATGAACGAGGTGATGAAGGTACTCGCCATTATCTCGACAGTCTTTATTCCGGTTACGTTTTTGGCGGGGGTTTATGGGATGAATTTTGACATTATGCCAGAGCTACACGAGCCTTACGCCTACTACATTTTGTGGGCGGTCATGATTGTGCTTATGGTTTCTCAAGTAATTTATTTCAAGAAGCGAAAATGGCTTTAGATCATGCCTGTACATCCGATTTCGCCTTTTCCAAACGCAGAACGGTGATTTCCGGCCAAATGCCCACCCGTCCCGGAAAGCCTAAAAAGCCAAATCCACGGTTTACATATAGGTATTTGCCCGCTTCATGGTAGAGATCGGCCCAACGGCTATACCGGAATTTCACAGGGCTCCATCGGAAGCCGGGAACCTCTATCCCGAATTGCATCCCGTGGGTGTGCCCCGAAAGGGTCAGCGGGAAGTGTGTCTCATGTCTCAGTACCTTTTGTTCCCAATGGGTTGGATCGTGACTAAGCAAAATTTTGAAGGTGTCCTGCGGGAGGTTTTCCAATGCTTTTTGCAAATCACCATGTTGTGGGAAGGGCGGCAAACCCCAATTCTCTACACCCACAATGGCCAATTTTGCCCCCTTGGCCTCGATTACATGGTGTTCATTCCGCAACAACCG from Rhodothermia bacterium carries:
- the corA gene encoding magnesium/cobalt transporter CorA, translating into MPNRDAISRKHKLGQPPGALLYTGAPRDAKATFSMISYNEKTQTARTYNNLEHCLERLTRDSVHWLNIEGLHDTDLVALIGERFGIHPLTLEDVLNTQTRPKFEDYEGYLVAILKMIRFDPTSQEVITEQLVLILKDQMVITFQEKDGEDAFDHVRHRIKSVRGRIHKLGADYLYYALMDAVVDYYFEVLERIGDMVETLEEALIEGPSPEMMRQLHHLKRQMILLRKSVWPLRELINNIERSDNPQLTEHTHLYLRDLRDHIVLVLDTVETYRDLLSGLMDLYLSSVSNRMNEVMKVLAIISTVFIPVTFLAGVYGMNFDIMPELHEPYAYYILWAVMIVLMVSQVIYFKKRKWL
- a CDS encoding DUF1801 domain-containing protein, producing the protein MQSNAPTPDAYIASLPEDRKAVIQKLREVISENLPDGFHEEMNYGMIGYVVPKTLYPSGYHCDTKMPLPFLNIASQKQHVAVYHMGIYVDPDLLTWFKGAYAERVKTKLDMGKSCIRFKNPAHIPYDLIGELASRMTPQTWISLYEQFVKR
- the crcB gene encoding fluoride efflux transporter CrcB, coding for MSYPVLYIALGGAIGAILRYATAVGVANLWRGAFPLGTAIANLLGCFLIGLILPHFAKTEISTGFRLFFVTGFLGAYTTFSTFSLETIELVHREEYGTALLNVVSSLSLGLIATAMGIWAGKTLSAG